The Lycium ferocissimum isolate CSIRO_LF1 chromosome 10, AGI_CSIRO_Lferr_CH_V1, whole genome shotgun sequence genome window below encodes:
- the LOC132034133 gene encoding probable eukaryotic translation initiation factor 5-1, with translation MALQNIGAGNKDDAFYRYKMPRMITKIEGRGNGIKTNVVNMVDIAKALSRPASYTTKYFGCELGAQSKFDEKTGTSHVNGAHDTAKLAGLLENFIKKYVQCYGCGNPETEILITKSQMLTLKCAACGFLSDVDMRDKLTTFILKNPPEQKKGSSKDKKAMRRAEKERLKEGEAADEEAKKLKKEAAKKKGSSKDGSSKTAKKKANVSDEEHSPTGSQADQTEAPHADSDEDVQWQTDTSVEAAQQRIQEQLNAVTASMVMLSATEEQKSGKSSPAREGKPKVNGQGTGLKGNNSKETLVAQTNGVKRSNSKETLVAQTNGVKRSNSKEKLVDSKERLADEIKEHLNKGSSVAKLKSFLGSISGTHQDIVDALFEALFGGVGKGLSKEVIKKKHYLAAAVQEDGSQLALLHAIESFCGKSNSEAVKEVALVLKALYDIDMLEEEFIVEWYEKGSKGSNKISPIWKNVKPFVEWLQSAESETEDE, from the coding sequence atgGCTTTGCAAAACATTGGTGCCGGAAACAAGGATGATGCCTTTTACAGGTACAAGATGCCAAGAATGATAACAAAGATTGAAGGTCGTGGAAATGGCATCAAAACTAATGTGGTAAACATGGTTGACATTGCCAAGGCACTGAGTAGGCCAGCCTCATACACCACAAAGTATTTTGGCTGTGAACTCGGAGCTCAGTCTAAATTTGATGAGAAAACAGGTACCTCTCATGTTAATGGTGCCCATGACACTGCAAAGCTTGCTGGACTTCTTGAGAACTTCATCAAAAAATATGTTCAATGCTATGGTTGCGGGAATCCTGAAACTGAGATATTGATCACAAAATCACAGATGTTAACCCTTAAGTGTGCTGCCTGTGGCTTTTTATCGGACGTTGACATGAGGGACAAGCTCACCACATTTATTCTCAAGAACCCTCCTGAGCAGAAGAAGGGATCTTCTAAAGATAAAAAGGCAATGAGGAGGGCTGAAAAAGAACGGCTCAAAGAAGGGGAAGCAGCAGATGAGGAGGCAAAGAAACTCAAGAAAGAGGCTGCAAAGAAAAAAGGTTCCTCAAAGGACGGTTCTTCAAAAACAGCAAAGAAAAAAGCCAATGTATCAGATGAGGAGCACTCTCCCACGGGCAGCCAAGCAGATCAAACTGAAGCACCACATGCTGACAGTGATGAAGATGTTCAATGGCAGACGGACACCTCCGTGGAAGCAGCCCAGCAGCGAATTCAGGAGCAGCTTAATGCTGTTACTGCTAGCATGGTTATGCTTTCGGCAACTGAAGAGCAGAAGTCTGGCAAAAGCTCACCAGCACGTGAGGGGAAACCCAAGGTCAACGGGCAAGGCACTGGTCTTAAGGGTAATAATTCCAAAGAGACGCTTGTTGCACAGACCAATGGTGTTAAGCGTAGTAATTCGAAAGAGACTCTTGTTGCACAGACGAATGGTGTTAAGCGTAGTAATTCCAAGGAGAAGCTTGTTGACTCTAAAGAGAGGCTTGCGGATGAAATAAAGGAACACCTGAATAAGGGTTCATCTGTTGCTAAGCTAAAGTCCTTCTTGGGCTCTATTTCCGGAACTCATCAAGACATAGTCGATGCATTGTTTGAAGCTCTTTTTGGTGGAGTTGGAAAAGGTTTATCCAAGGAGGTGATCAAGAAGAAACATTATCTTGCAGCTGCTGTACAGGAAGACGGTTCACAGCTAGCTCTACTACATGCTATTGAGTCATTTTGTGGAAAATCAAACTCAGAGGCTGTGAAGGAGGTTGCATTGGTTCTGAAAGCActttatgacattgatatgctgGAAGAAGAGTTTATTGTGGAGTGGTATGAGAAGGGATCGAAAGGTAGCAACAAAATCTCCCCAATCTGGAAGAACGTTAAGCCATTTGTGGAGTGGCTGCAGAGTGCCGAGTCTGAAACTGAGGATGAGTAA